The Fluviicola sp. genome contains a region encoding:
- a CDS encoding redoxin domain-containing protein, which translates to MLSIGSQAPDFSLFATPDQRVSLSEFQGKRVILAFYPADWSPVCGDQMALYNEMLQYFHKQNAILLGISVDGKWCHLSFRQDRKLQFPLLADFEPKGGVAKQYEVYDENTGECMRALYVIDEKGVIRWNYLSPVGINPGADGIMDALDEMDKSTK; encoded by the coding sequence ATGCTATCAATAGGATCACAAGCACCCGATTTTTCTTTGTTTGCCACACCGGACCAGCGGGTTAGTCTTTCTGAATTCCAGGGAAAAAGAGTCATTCTTGCATTTTATCCGGCAGACTGGAGCCCGGTTTGCGGAGATCAAATGGCACTTTACAATGAAATGCTCCAGTATTTTCACAAACAAAACGCCATCTTATTAGGTATTTCAGTCGATGGTAAATGGTGTCATTTATCCTTTCGACAGGACCGCAAATTACAGTTTCCGTTACTTGCAGATTTTGAGCCCAAAGGAGGAGTTGCGAAGCAGTATGAAGTCTATGACGAAAACACCGGTGAATGCATGAGAGCTTTATACGTGATCGATGAAAAAGGAGTCATTCGCTGGAATTATCTTTCGCCTGTGGGAATTAATCCGGGTGCTGACGGCATCATGGATGCGCTCGATGAAATGGACAAATCGACTAAATAA
- a CDS encoding glycosyltransferase N-terminal domain-containing protein: MRLFYGFGIRGFYAVMWLASWFHPKAKKWILGRRVPLNSYHVPKNKEVVWFHCASLGEFDQGLPVMNAYKAAHPGSFLIVTFFSPSGMEFYNKREHQVDLALYLPLDTKIKARRFVEHFNPRMVFFVKYEFWYNHLKCARRNGAGIYGVSSLFRPGHRFFKWYGGFFRKALRLFDHFYAQDQRSKDLLNSIGIDQVTVTGDTRYDRMIAAKERSQENEIIRSFVEDKPVLILGSSWTIDEEILVPALFELRHKFKIIIAPHDISEKHIEQISAEFDGDLERYTSFRNLGKDILILDTIGQLTNAYQYADLAYIGGGFTGKLHNILEPGAYGIPIFFGPKFARFPEAQLFLDHEVAFSIEDSFSFERAIDEALGKRALINERLAEIFARNQGAAKKIISSLS, encoded by the coding sequence ATGAGATTATTCTACGGATTTGGCATTCGGGGGTTCTATGCGGTCATGTGGCTTGCATCATGGTTTCATCCGAAAGCAAAGAAATGGATACTTGGCCGGCGTGTTCCGCTGAATTCGTATCACGTTCCCAAAAATAAAGAAGTCGTTTGGTTCCATTGTGCTTCACTGGGCGAATTTGACCAGGGACTTCCCGTCATGAATGCCTATAAAGCAGCACATCCTGGTTCATTCCTGATAGTTACTTTTTTCAGCCCTTCCGGGATGGAATTTTACAATAAAAGAGAGCACCAGGTAGATTTAGCGCTTTATTTACCCCTGGATACAAAGATCAAAGCGCGCAGGTTTGTGGAGCATTTCAATCCCCGAATGGTGTTTTTCGTCAAATACGAATTTTGGTACAACCACTTGAAATGTGCCCGCAGAAACGGCGCAGGAATTTACGGAGTAAGCAGTTTATTCAGGCCCGGTCACCGGTTTTTCAAATGGTACGGCGGATTTTTCCGGAAAGCGTTGCGTTTATTCGACCACTTTTATGCGCAGGACCAACGCTCGAAAGATTTGCTGAACAGTATCGGGATTGACCAGGTGACAGTAACCGGCGATACCCGTTACGACCGGATGATCGCTGCGAAAGAGAGAAGCCAGGAAAACGAAATCATCCGCAGTTTTGTGGAAGATAAACCGGTGCTTATTTTGGGAAGCTCCTGGACAATCGATGAAGAAATCCTGGTTCCGGCTTTGTTCGAATTGCGTCATAAATTCAAAATTATTATTGCCCCGCACGATATTTCGGAGAAGCATATCGAACAGATTTCTGCCGAATTTGACGGAGATCTGGAACGTTATACCAGCTTCCGGAATTTGGGTAAAGATATTTTGATTCTGGACACCATAGGACAGTTAACCAATGCCTATCAATATGCCGATCTGGCTTACATCGGTGGCGGATTTACCGGGAAATTGCACAACATCCTGGAGCCCGGAGCTTATGGTATTCCCATCTTTTTCGGACCGAAATTTGCGCGTTTCCCGGAAGCTCAATTGTTCCTGGATCATGAAGTAGCTTTCTCCATCGAAGACAGTTTCAGTTTCGAAAGAGCCATAGACGAAGCACTCGGAAAAAGAGCACTGATCAACGAAAGACTAGCTGAAATTTTCGCCAGAAATCAAGGCGCAGCCAAGAAGATTATCAGTTCATTGAGTTAA
- a CDS encoding type IX secretion system membrane protein PorP/SprF — protein MKKFVVTAFVSVAGLVFGQQDIQFTQTASSPFLINPAAGGLMNVAEVVVGNRLQYAGIDGRPMTTFAGIQSMVRFKKRKSKALLSELSSIGQTFYSTPQRTVAYKQVAGLTFINDVIGPFTRTNVKANIGVHIPLSQKLNAGIGLGIGWSNFGIDNSKVTLGNANDKAYANYIGIAASQNYLDAQAGLIVYNDRLLVSVSGSQLFNNKTRLSDVTTESHFQPHLFVLGSYRFDLGSKYGLEPIVQFKSVKNAPISYDVAMRLHYMRMGWVSLSYRRQSSIGVGFGINLLARFNVSYSFEFGNGVTEKFGNTSHEVRLGFIFGHRRNMDKEFKQDEKVDPAPVEEVKPQE, from the coding sequence ATGAAAAAATTCGTAGTTACAGCATTTGTTTCAGTTGCAGGATTAGTATTCGGACAACAGGACATTCAGTTTACACAAACAGCTTCTTCCCCGTTTTTGATCAACCCGGCAGCAGGCGGACTGATGAACGTGGCTGAAGTAGTGGTCGGAAACCGCCTGCAATATGCAGGAATCGACGGAAGGCCCATGACTACTTTTGCGGGAATTCAAAGCATGGTGCGTTTTAAAAAGCGCAAATCAAAAGCGTTGTTGAGCGAACTTTCGTCAATCGGGCAAACTTTTTACAGCACTCCGCAGCGGACTGTTGCTTACAAGCAAGTTGCCGGTTTGACTTTCATCAATGACGTTATCGGTCCGTTTACCCGAACCAATGTAAAAGCAAACATCGGGGTGCATATTCCACTTTCCCAAAAATTGAATGCCGGGATCGGTTTGGGAATTGGCTGGTCCAATTTCGGAATTGACAATTCGAAAGTAACGCTTGGAAATGCAAACGATAAGGCTTACGCCAATTATATCGGAATTGCGGCTTCACAAAATTACCTGGACGCGCAGGCCGGACTGATTGTTTACAACGACCGTTTGTTAGTGAGTGTGAGCGGAAGCCAGCTTTTCAACAATAAGACACGTTTGAGTGACGTCACTACAGAAAGCCATTTCCAGCCGCATTTATTCGTATTGGGAAGTTATCGCTTTGATTTAGGTTCCAAATACGGTTTAGAGCCGATCGTTCAATTCAAATCCGTAAAAAATGCTCCTATCAGCTACGATGTGGCAATGCGTTTGCACTACATGCGCATGGGATGGGTGAGCCTTTCTTACCGCCGCCAATCTTCCATCGGAGTTGGTTTCGGGATCAATTTACTGGCGCGGTTCAACGTTTCGTACTCTTTTGAATTCGGGAACGGCGTTACGGAGAAATTCGGGAATACTTCGCACGAAGTTCGACTGGGCTTTATTTTCGGGCACAGAAGGAACATGGACAAAGAATTTAAGCAAGATGAAAAGGTAGATCCTGCTCCTGTCGAAGAAGTAAAACCGCAAGAATAA
- the purE gene encoding 5-(carboxyamino)imidazole ribonucleotide mutase codes for MVGIIMGSTSDLPIMQDAADILKEFGVAYELTIVSAHRTPERMFEYAKTASERGIQVIIAGAGGAAHLPGMTASLTPLPVVGVPIKSSNSIDGWDSLLSIVQMPNGIPVATVAINAAKNAGILAAKILGATNPELQQKLSAYMESMKETVLEGAKKVEQSSK; via the coding sequence ATGGTTGGGATTATCATGGGCAGCACTTCAGACCTGCCGATTATGCAAGATGCGGCAGATATTTTAAAGGAATTCGGAGTGGCTTATGAACTGACCATTGTTTCTGCGCACAGAACTCCCGAGCGCATGTTCGAATATGCAAAAACGGCTTCCGAAAGAGGGATTCAGGTAATTATTGCAGGAGCAGGAGGAGCAGCCCATTTGCCGGGAATGACAGCAAGTCTGACACCGCTTCCGGTGGTAGGAGTTCCGATCAAATCCAGCAATTCAATCGACGGATGGGACAGCTTGTTGTCCATCGTTCAGATGCCGAACGGAATTCCGGTTGCAACTGTTGCAATCAATGCAGCAAAAAATGCAGGAATCCTGGCAGCGAAAATCCTGGGAGCAACCAATCCGGAGCTTCAGCAAAAACTAAGCGCCTACATGGAATCGATGAAAGAAACCGTGTTGGAAGGCGCTAAAAAAGTAGAGCAATCCAGCAAGTAA
- a CDS encoding FtsX-like permease family protein yields the protein MSNNWNYIYFIAKKLQRKQSVTDDSLQGNKKAAKPITRIAILSISLAMIVNIVTIAVVEGFQQEVSRKVIGFGSHISIQKSGEISLMESAPLMKSQKLEEALRRIEGVKHVQSVAYKPALLQSRGDVDQKEILGVVLKGVDKNYDWSFFKTYLKAGKLPAFKDPASTEILISQRIASDLHYQLGDTVNAYFVKQKPIQRQFRIVGIYETGLEDFDKELVFCYLPQVQQLNDWGISAELIVEDSLYYGNLILRAQVSGGNGNYRYDWGEGYENTPVIAIYPQKDTTIQLIVADYWTFMDEPTGSPDNPKSETAIPDTTWLKIKVNGDKAGTSPFSVDSEGNLKKKYLSRDGLHYEVKAGAKTVDLEFFPGHGSYTEYVGSYELSVADFSDIENQQKKIEKAVEFNPDFRQQVKVNSIKDNQRDLFMWLSFLDVNLAIVLILMLVIGIVNMGSALLVLILVRTNFIGILKALGANNLFVRKVFLVHTGQLILKGMIWGNVIGIGLCWLQYQFHIIPLDPKVYYLNTVPIEFSLWKIGALNIITLGVCLLALFIPSLLISRINPAKSIRFK from the coding sequence ATGAGCAATAATTGGAATTATATTTATTTCATCGCTAAAAAACTTCAACGTAAGCAATCGGTTACGGATGATTCATTGCAAGGCAATAAAAAAGCAGCAAAACCAATTACGAGAATTGCTATTTTGAGTATTTCTCTGGCAATGATTGTAAACATCGTTACAATTGCAGTGGTTGAAGGATTCCAACAAGAAGTGAGCCGTAAAGTTATAGGTTTTGGTTCACATATCTCCATTCAGAAGTCGGGAGAAATTTCTTTAATGGAATCTGCACCCTTAATGAAGAGTCAAAAACTGGAGGAGGCTTTGCGAAGAATTGAAGGTGTAAAACATGTTCAATCAGTTGCTTATAAGCCCGCGCTGCTTCAGTCAAGAGGAGATGTGGATCAGAAAGAAATCCTGGGGGTTGTTTTAAAAGGTGTTGATAAAAATTACGACTGGTCTTTTTTTAAAACATACCTGAAAGCAGGGAAATTGCCCGCATTTAAAGATCCGGCTTCTACGGAAATACTGATTTCACAGCGCATTGCATCCGATTTGCACTATCAGCTGGGCGATACGGTCAACGCTTATTTTGTGAAGCAGAAGCCCATTCAGCGGCAATTCCGGATTGTGGGGATTTATGAAACCGGCCTGGAGGATTTTGACAAGGAACTGGTGTTTTGTTACCTGCCCCAGGTGCAGCAACTGAACGATTGGGGAATCAGTGCCGAACTGATCGTGGAGGATTCTCTCTATTACGGGAATCTGATCCTGCGTGCCCAGGTTTCAGGAGGAAACGGGAATTACCGCTACGATTGGGGCGAAGGATATGAAAACACGCCTGTTATTGCGATCTATCCGCAAAAAGACACGACGATTCAGCTCATTGTAGCAGATTACTGGACGTTTATGGACGAACCGACCGGAAGCCCGGATAATCCCAAAAGTGAAACCGCGATTCCGGATACCACCTGGCTGAAAATTAAAGTGAACGGAGATAAAGCGGGAACCAGTCCGTTTTCGGTGGATTCGGAAGGAAATCTGAAGAAGAAATATTTGAGCCGGGACGGCCTTCATTACGAAGTAAAAGCAGGAGCGAAGACGGTTGACCTGGAATTTTTCCCCGGACATGGTTCATATACGGAATATGTAGGATCTTACGAGTTGAGTGTAGCCGATTTTTCAGACATAGAAAACCAACAAAAGAAGATCGAAAAAGCAGTGGAGTTCAACCCGGATTTCAGACAGCAGGTCAAAGTAAACAGCATCAAGGACAACCAGCGTGACCTCTTTATGTGGCTGAGCTTTTTGGATGTCAACCTGGCCATTGTTCTGATCCTGATGTTGGTGATCGGTATTGTGAATATGGGTTCTGCTTTGCTCGTTCTGATCCTGGTGAGAACCAATTTTATCGGGATACTGAAAGCATTGGGAGCGAATAATTTGTTTGTCCGGAAAGTCTTTTTGGTACACACCGGGCAGCTGATTTTGAAAGGAATGATTTGGGGAAATGTCATCGGGATAGGCCTTTGCTGGTTGCAATACCAATTCCATATCATTCCGCTGGACCCGAAAGTTTATTACCTGAATACCGTTCCGATTGAATTCAGTCTTTGGAAAATCGGGGCGTTGAATATCATTACTTTGGGTGTGTGTTTGCTGGCCTTGTTCATTCCTTCTTTACTGATCAGCAGGATTAATCCGGCAAAATCGATCCGGTTTAAATAA
- a CDS encoding DUF1343 domain-containing protein, protein MRIRKYIKLLALKSIILLFLASCATNKNLRPAQPVDPNTDKPKEYPVIQPIDDEIKYDAYGMEKLPDLQLGNARMDLYLDSLRGKRVAIVANQSSLLGDDHLVDTLLSLGIQIQKVFAPEHGFRGTADAGEKVWSHKDPVTGLPIVSLYGSNKKPRADQLYDVDIVLFDIQDVGVRFYTYISTLHYVMEACAENNKPLIVLDRPNPNAHYVDGPVLEKDQTSFIGMHPVPIVYGMTIGEYALMVNGEFWLHNNVTCQMYIVPCRNYTHKTKFEIAIPPSPNLRTDLAINLYPSLCFFEATTVSIGRGTERPFEMYGHPSFRHTGFTFVPMPTTGAKDPLWQNRTCNGYDLRASQNKRMYEINLNWLINARDQLSDSVDFINQRNFFDRLAGTTQLRAQLKAGLGAKEIKETWKTGIQSFLKTRQKYLIYR, encoded by the coding sequence ATGCGAATACGAAAGTACATAAAGCTTTTGGCGTTGAAAAGTATTATTTTGCTTTTCCTGGCTTCGTGTGCCACAAATAAAAACCTGCGTCCGGCTCAGCCCGTTGATCCCAACACAGACAAACCGAAAGAATATCCGGTCATTCAACCCATTGATGATGAGATCAAATACGACGCATACGGCATGGAAAAACTCCCGGACCTGCAATTGGGAAATGCGCGCATGGATCTTTACCTGGATTCCTTAAGAGGTAAAAGAGTGGCCATTGTTGCCAATCAGTCTTCGCTTTTGGGTGACGACCATTTGGTAGATACCTTGTTGTCTTTGGGAATTCAGATCCAAAAGGTTTTTGCCCCGGAACACGGATTCCGAGGAACCGCAGACGCAGGGGAAAAAGTGTGGAGTCACAAGGATCCGGTTACCGGCCTGCCGATCGTTTCGCTTTACGGGAGCAATAAAAAACCGCGTGCCGACCAGTTATATGACGTAGACATCGTGTTGTTCGACATCCAGGACGTTGGCGTGCGTTTCTACACCTATATTTCCACGCTTCACTACGTGATGGAAGCATGTGCCGAAAACAATAAACCGCTGATCGTATTGGATCGTCCGAACCCGAATGCTCATTATGTAGACGGTCCGGTTTTGGAAAAAGACCAGACTTCATTCATCGGGATGCACCCCGTTCCGATCGTTTACGGAATGACCATCGGTGAATATGCTTTGATGGTCAACGGTGAATTCTGGCTGCACAACAATGTGACTTGCCAGATGTATATCGTTCCGTGCCGCAATTATACACACAAAACGAAATTTGAAATTGCCATTCCGCCGTCTCCAAACCTCCGAACAGATTTGGCGATCAATTTATACCCTAGTCTCTGCTTTTTCGAGGCAACAACAGTAAGTATCGGAAGAGGAACAGAACGACCTTTTGAAATGTATGGCCATCCGAGTTTCCGACATACCGGTTTTACCTTTGTTCCGATGCCGACTACCGGTGCGAAAGATCCTTTATGGCAAAACCGCACGTGTAACGGTTACGATCTGAGAGCCAGCCAAAACAAACGCATGTACGAGATCAACCTGAACTGGCTGATCAATGCCCGCGACCAATTGAGCGACAGTGTTGATTTTATCAATCAGCGCAACTTTTTCGACCGCCTGGCAGGAACCACACAGCTTCGGGCACAACTGAAAGCCGGATTGGGAGCCAAAGAGATCAAGGAAACCTGGAAAACGGGGATTCAATCGTTTTTGAAAACACGACAGAAATATTTGATTTACAGGTAA
- a CDS encoding thioredoxin domain-containing protein: MALTPPVTEADHIQGNPDAEIELVEYGDYQCPHCGRAYPIIKDLQEKLGDRMKFVFRNFPLEKIHPQAMQAAIISEAAALQGKYWEMHDLIFENQKRIRIDLMTYAERLGLDTEQFNRDISNTDLQEKVKADFYSGMRSGVNTTPSFYVNGQKFNGDWEGPELLEFISQTII, encoded by the coding sequence ATGGCACTTACTCCTCCCGTAACTGAAGCGGATCACATCCAGGGAAATCCCGACGCGGAAATTGAATTGGTGGAATATGGTGATTACCAATGTCCGCATTGTGGAAGAGCATATCCTATTATCAAAGACCTGCAGGAAAAACTGGGAGACCGGATGAAATTCGTTTTCCGCAACTTCCCGCTTGAAAAGATTCACCCACAAGCGATGCAGGCAGCAATTATCAGTGAAGCCGCAGCCTTGCAGGGAAAATATTGGGAAATGCACGACCTGATCTTTGAGAACCAAAAACGCATTCGCATAGACTTAATGACCTATGCAGAGCGGCTGGGATTGGATACCGAACAATTTAACCGGGATATTTCAAACACTGATCTGCAGGAAAAAGTAAAAGCTGATTTCTACAGCGGTATGAGAAGCGGTGTAAATACAACTCCTTCTTTTTACGTCAACGGACAAAAATTCAACGGAGACTGGGAAGGACCTGAATTACTGGAATTCATTTCCCAGACCATCATTTAA
- a CDS encoding HYR domain-containing protein translates to MKRLIPIFVCAIFMQWSSLLLAQTTFITDNFEGAFSWNTVSTTGPNHWIQGSCTNNGGTSALYITSGGTTNDCTPTGIAHYGYTNASAGTETAIVYRQINAACYSAIRILAEIQIDGESGLDYLEVVLSTDAGATWAPVSTQLVANPAYTAFNQLLPGSFDNTVFLIGFRFTYNNSTIGNKAPAIDNFRVQGISGDVTPPTITCPSPATGYTDEFLCQFTLVDFGALATVNDNCGVVSTIQNPAPGTTVSANTTITIQALDPSGNSTSCNFLLTVLDTVQPKPTCPALDSVYATASCNAIVPNLVPSVTVNEACTPAASLVFSQSPAAGTTITATQNVFVTVTDLAGNTGSCFTHVVFFDTISPQITCPSNQTVSTNNGCTYDVASFTSQATVTDNCSTVFLLNQSPAVGNSLPTGVNSITIQAIDQDGNASVCQFNLTVQDGTLPVVNCPATVSVPVNNQCLALVGNLVPLVSATDNCTASNLLVFAQDKPATLLFSDSITVLMTAVDLNGNIGSCSIFVTAIDTLAPVVTCQNSVSLAISGTCSMTIPNLAGTHSAVDNCAPSNLLTFSQSPAPGMVVTNPVGIVISYTDTSGNVGTCTTQTIPIESVNPTITCPPAQTLNNGVNCYGLMANLTSLATVTDNCTGYTLTQQPAPGTNLISGTHTITITVTDLAGNSSSCNTTFSIIENQSPVISCPGNISTCNPLVNYGNPVGTDNCYFTISQTDLSGLSSGDIFPVGITTQTYQIEDSSGNTSNCSFTVEVLQYPDTAFIPNSLIYLCDTYTTTIEAQAIQSGTGSWSMLTGGGTISNPNALQTTVQNLSLGSNTFEWVVTSPTCGARRDTVRIVVNMPPPQANLQDSMYACATTNYIIQGNAPGAGAQGTWSSNSTITFNNIHAPVATILSIPDGYHTLYWTISTNGCPSTVDSAIIYAPITAQVLTPDTSFCLNQLPVNLQGNQPGSDQATYWITLSGTGSLTNKYNPNTQLTGGAPGELVLLYRHTHDFCGATQDTLRIQLTNCGEATFDIPTVFTPNHDGDNDLFVIPNLYETYPDCKVTIINRWGARVFESTGYSEPWDGTFKGDDLPFGTYFYEIASPNNDFSVIKGSISIIR, encoded by the coding sequence ATGAAAAGACTAATACCCATTTTTGTGTGCGCCATTTTCATGCAATGGAGTTCACTACTACTGGCCCAAACGACTTTTATTACCGATAATTTTGAAGGAGCGTTTTCCTGGAACACTGTAAGTACTACCGGTCCAAATCACTGGATACAGGGTTCGTGTACCAATAACGGGGGAACTTCCGCGTTGTACATTACTTCCGGCGGAACAACCAATGACTGTACACCGACAGGTATTGCGCATTACGGGTATACAAACGCTTCCGCAGGAACGGAAACGGCGATTGTTTACCGCCAGATCAATGCTGCCTGCTACAGCGCTATCCGTATCCTGGCTGAGATACAGATAGACGGAGAAAGCGGGTTGGATTACCTGGAAGTCGTTCTAAGTACGGATGCCGGGGCAACCTGGGCGCCCGTTTCCACACAATTGGTTGCAAATCCGGCTTATACCGCATTTAACCAGTTACTTCCGGGAAGTTTTGACAATACTGTTTTCTTAATCGGTTTCCGCTTTACTTACAACAATTCAACTATCGGGAACAAAGCTCCCGCTATCGATAATTTCCGGGTACAGGGAATATCCGGCGATGTAACACCGCCAACCATTACCTGTCCTTCACCTGCAACAGGCTATACCGACGAATTCCTGTGCCAGTTCACTTTAGTGGATTTCGGAGCGCTTGCCACGGTAAACGACAACTGCGGTGTTGTTTCAACCATCCAGAATCCTGCACCGGGAACAACGGTTAGTGCCAATACAACTATTACGATTCAGGCACTGGATCCTTCGGGGAACAGCACAAGCTGTAACTTCCTGTTGACCGTATTAGACACCGTGCAACCGAAACCGACCTGTCCCGCATTAGACAGCGTTTACGCAACCGCTTCCTGTAATGCCATTGTTCCGAACCTCGTACCTTCCGTTACCGTGAATGAAGCCTGTACACCGGCAGCGTCGCTGGTTTTTAGTCAAAGCCCGGCAGCCGGAACAACGATCACAGCAACGCAAAACGTATTTGTAACGGTAACGGATCTGGCAGGAAATACGGGGTCGTGCTTTACGCATGTGGTTTTCTTCGATACGATTTCGCCCCAAATAACTTGTCCGTCCAATCAAACTGTTTCTACCAACAACGGTTGTACGTACGATGTGGCCAGCTTCACGTCACAAGCGACCGTGACGGATAACTGTTCGACTGTTTTCCTCTTGAACCAAAGTCCGGCTGTTGGAAACTCTTTACCGACCGGAGTAAACAGCATCACTATCCAGGCCATTGACCAGGACGGGAATGCAAGCGTTTGTCAATTCAATTTAACGGTTCAGGACGGAACATTGCCTGTAGTCAATTGCCCGGCAACGGTTTCTGTCCCGGTAAACAATCAGTGTCTGGCACTGGTTGGGAATTTGGTTCCGTTGGTTTCAGCAACTGATAATTGTACGGCAAGTAACTTATTGGTTTTTGCCCAGGACAAACCGGCAACCTTGTTGTTTTCCGACAGCATTACCGTTTTAATGACAGCCGTTGATTTAAACGGGAACATCGGAAGCTGTTCCATTTTTGTTACCGCGATTGACACTCTGGCACCGGTGGTTACTTGTCAAAACAGTGTGAGTCTGGCTATTTCCGGAACTTGCTCCATGACTATACCGAATTTGGCGGGAACGCATAGTGCCGTTGACAATTGCGCACCATCCAACCTGCTTACTTTTTCACAAAGTCCTGCTCCGGGAATGGTGGTTACCAATCCGGTTGGAATTGTGATTTCCTATACCGATACTTCCGGGAATGTGGGTACATGTACCACACAAACGATTCCGATCGAATCAGTTAACCCGACGATTACCTGTCCGCCGGCACAAACGCTGAACAACGGGGTGAACTGTTATGGTTTGATGGCTAATTTGACCTCGCTGGCAACCGTAACCGATAACTGTACCGGATATACCTTAACTCAGCAACCTGCTCCGGGAACAAACCTCATTTCAGGAACTCACACAATCACTATTACCGTTACCGATCTTGCCGGAAACAGTTCTTCCTGTAACACTACTTTCAGCATTATTGAGAACCAGTCTCCGGTTATTAGTTGTCCGGGAAATATTTCAACTTGTAACCCTTTGGTGAATTATGGAAACCCGGTCGGAACGGATAACTGTTATTTCACGATTTCACAAACAGATCTTTCGGGGCTTTCTTCCGGCGATATTTTCCCGGTAGGTATAACAACTCAGACTTACCAGATCGAAGATTCTTCGGGAAATACTTCCAACTGTTCCTTTACGGTTGAAGTCCTTCAATACCCGGATACGGCTTTCATCCCGAACAGCCTGATCTACCTGTGTGATACTTATACGACAACGATTGAAGCGCAGGCAATTCAATCCGGAACAGGTTCCTGGAGTATGCTGACCGGGGGCGGAACGATTTCCAATCCGAATGCTTTGCAAACGACTGTTCAAAACCTTTCTTTGGGATCGAATACTTTCGAGTGGGTTGTTACTTCTCCGACTTGCGGTGCCAGAAGAGATACGGTCAGAATTGTCGTAAACATGCCTCCTCCGCAGGCAAACCTGCAGGATTCCATGTACGCTTGTGCCACTACGAATTACATTATCCAGGGAAATGCCCCGGGAGCAGGCGCACAGGGAACGTGGTCCAGCAATTCAACCATTACTTTCAACAACATCCACGCTCCGGTAGCAACCATTCTTTCCATTCCGGACGGATACCATACCTTGTATTGGACCATCTCCACCAACGGATGTCCGAGTACAGTAGACAGCGCGATCATTTATGCACCGATAACGGCACAAGTACTCACACCCGACACTTCTTTCTGTCTGAATCAATTACCGGTCAACCTGCAGGGAAATCAGCCGGGAAGCGACCAGGCAACTTATTGGATCACCCTTTCAGGCACAGGCTCCCTGACCAATAAATACAATCCGAATACGCAACTAACAGGCGGTGCTCCGGGAGAATTAGTGCTTCTTTACAGACACACACACGATTTCTGCGGGGCTACCCAGGATACGCTTCGCATTCAACTCACCAATTGCGGGGAAGCTACTTTTGATATTCCAACTGTGTTTACACCGAACCATGACGGGGACAACGATTTGTTCGTCATTCCAAACCTGTATGAAACTTACCCGGATTGCAAAGTCACTATTATTAACCGCTGGGGAGCCCGGGTTTTCGAATCGACTGGATACAGTGAACCGTGGGACGGGACTTTCAAAGGAGACGATCTTCCTTTCGGAACTTATTTCTACGAAATCGCTTCTCCGAACAACGATTTCAGCGTTATCAAAGGTTCAATCAGTATTATCCGTTAA